One Myxococcota bacterium genomic window, TTCTCCTGCGGCAGGCCGCGGCCGCCTTCGCCCACGACATACACGAGCGCGGGCATGACTCCTGCCGAGCCGCCGGTCGGCGCAGTCACCACGAGGTGACCGCGTGCGTTCTCCTCCGAGCCCGCGAGCGCGTAGGCGGCGACCACGCCCACGCCCTTCTGCTTCTCGTACTGGTCGTCGAGCGCGCGCTTGTAGACCTCGCCCGCCTTGGTCTTGAGCTTGATCGGGCCGGGCAGCGTCGTCGTGGGGGCGGCCAGCCCGGCCTTCACGATGTTCACCATGGCCGTGGTGATCTTGTCGACGAACGCGAGCACGTCGGCCTCGCTCTTGCCCGAGACCGCGACCTCGTTCGCCAGCACGACCTGCGCGACGGAGAGCTTGTTCTTCTCGGCGTGCGCCTGCAGCTCGGCCATCGTGGCGTAGGGGTATTTCGGCTGGCCCTTCTTGGGCGGCGTGTAGCCCTTCCACTCGATGAAGCCGCCGCCCACCGAGTAGTACTCGAGCTCGTAGAGCGTCGTCTTTCCGCCCAGCAGCTTGCAGGTCATCGTGTTGGGATGCGGGAAGTCACCCTTGGGTGAGTCGTAGATGATGTCCTGGAGCGACGCGTCGAGGCTCTTGTCGCCCAGCTTCACCGGGAAATGCTGGTCGGGGTTCGACACCAGGCCGTCGAGAAACGCGGGCTCGACGGTCGCGGGCTCCTTGCCGATCAGGCCCGCGAGCGCCGCGCGCTCGGTGCCGTGGCCCTTGCCGGTGGCGCTCAGGCTGCCGAACAGGTGCACCTGGATCGCGGTTGCCTTGGCGAGCTTGTCCGCGGGGAGCTTCGTGCAGCGTTGGTAGAAGTCGTAGGTGATGCGCATCGGCCCGATCGTGTGCGAGCTCGAGGGGCCGGGGCCGACCTTGTAGAACTCCTCGAGCGTGGTCATCACCGGTCCCTTGGAGCGCTTCACCACGTCGAGCTCGGGAGACAGAGTCACTTTCGGTGGCGGGGCGCTCGCGCGCTCCTTCGCCTCCTTGGCGGAAACCGGGCGGCCGGTCAGGACCGTGGCGGCGCCGACCACGGCGCTGCGCATCAGGAACGTGCGGCGGTCCACTCCGTCGGGGATCTCGGTGGCGAGTAACTCGGAGTCACTGGGCTCGCTTGCCATCCTCGTCTCTCCTCTGGCCAGGATTCGTGCGGGCGCCGTGTGCGCTGTTGCACAATCTACCACGCGAGGATGACGATCGGATCACGATGTCCTGGGCGTGTCCTCGTCGTAGCGGGGCAGGTCGTCGGCGATCTCGAACCACGGCGCCTTCGACGCCACGAAGATGTGCAGCGCCGGGCGCACGCCGGGGTCGTCGTCGAGCGAGCCGGCCGGAATGACGGCGCGCATGCGCACGTTGGGCACCTTCGAGCCGCAGTCTCGACAGAACGCTTGCG contains:
- a CDS encoding L-serine ammonia-lyase is translated as MASEPSDSELLATEIPDGVDRRTFLMRSAVVGAATVLTGRPVSAKEAKERASAPPPKVTLSPELDVVKRSKGPVMTTLEEFYKVGPGPSSSHTIGPMRITYDFYQRCTKLPADKLAKATAIQVHLFGSLSATGKGHGTERAALAGLIGKEPATVEPAFLDGLVSNPDQHFPVKLGDKSLDASLQDIIYDSPKGDFPHPNTMTCKLLGGKTTLYELEYYSVGGGFIEWKGYTPPKKGQPKYPYATMAELQAHAEKNKLSVAQVVLANEVAVSGKSEADVLAFVDKITTAMVNIVKAGLAAPTTTLPGPIKLKTKAGEVYKRALDDQYEKQKGVGVVAAYALAGSEENARGHLVVTAPTGGSAGVMPALVYVVGEGGRGLPQEKIRNGMLAAAAVGYLCKHNATLSGAEGGCQAEIGVASAMGAAFLAQAHDFSPQVVANAAESSLEHHLGMTCDPVAGFVQVPCIERCAYGSVKSWVGFMIASNEIPANRRLDFDTTVNAMALTAKEMNSKYKETSEGGLAVSVVLC